Proteins from a genomic interval of Mycobacterium conspicuum:
- a CDS encoding DUF3039 domain-containing protein, with product MDTQTIERTDADERVDDGTGSDTPKYFHYVKKDKIVESAVMGNHVVALCGEVFPVTKSAKPGSPVCPDCKRIYDRLKKG from the coding sequence CACCGACGCCGATGAACGCGTCGACGACGGGACCGGCAGTGACACGCCCAAATACTTTCACTACGTCAAGAAGGACAAGATCGTCGAGAGCGCCGTCATGGGCAATCACGTGGTCGCCCTGTGCGGTGAGGTATTTCCCGTCACCAAGTCGGCGAAGCCGGGCTCGCCGGTCTGCCCGGATTGCAAACGGATTTACGACAGGCTGAAGAAGGGCTGA